AGGTTGATAGGCCAGGTGTGGAAGGCGAGTGATTGCTGGAGCTGACTGGTACTAATAGGCCGAGGGCTTGACTTAAAAAAGCCGAAATGATAAGATTCTAAAGTACATTAAGTAAAACTTCTTCTTCTGTATAGTTTTGAGAGAGCAAGACTTTCTCTAATTTAGTGACGATAGCTGCGGGGTTCCACCTGTTCCCATACCGAACACAGAAGTTAAGCCCGCATACGCCGAAAGTACTTGGTTGGAAACGGCCTGGGAGGATAGGGAGTTGCTGATTTAATAAAAAGACCACTTCGTAATGAAGTGGCCTTTTTGCGTTATAGTGAAATCAAAATAAACTTTATAGGAGAGGTTGTTTCGGGTAGTTCAGATGCTAGGCGGAAACGAGCGACTGCAATGAGCGTACTGGATGTACGCGAATAAAGAAGCGAAGCGTGAAGTGGAAGTGACGCAGATGAGCTGGCCGAAACAACCGGGGCTATGCTAAGGGAATCCACCTGTTCCACTACCGAACACAGAAGTTAAGCCCGCATACGCCGAAAGTACTTGCGACGGCCACGGATGGCCTAGTGCCGAGCGCGCCATGGATGGCAAAGCGCTCGGTAAGGCCTGGGAGGATAGATAGTTGCCAGTTTAGAAAATAGCACTCACTTGTGAGTGCTGTTTTTGTTTTATGTGCGCATATAAGTGCAATTTATGGAGAAGACCGTTCAGTGTGATTCAGCTTGCTCAGGATAGCAAATCAATGTCTACTTTACAAGAAATTCTAAAAAAAAATCCTTCGCGCTGGAGCTGTAACAAATGAGTTACTGCGCGGAGGAATAGACATTTAAATTTTAATTACTTTATTTTGCTTTGGAAAAAATATTTAGCATCTTAGCTCCCGTGTTGCGTACGCGACGTAAAGGAGCAATGGTGACTTTGATTTTTGGCTTCATATCGTGTTCAGAGCCAAAATCGCCACGCTTGATATTTGTTGTTTTCATTTTATCTGGATGCAAATATTTTTTTAAAGTGCGTACGGCTTTGTCAGGACAACTGTATTCACCGCAGGTAAATACATCAATAGCTGCATAACCGAGTTCTGGATAGGTGTGAATACTCATATGACTTTCACCTAATAAAGCTAGCGCCGTTACACCTTGTGGTTCGAATTTATGATAGGATAAATTGAGAAGTGTCATATTAGCGTCCTTTATGGCTGCTATCATGGCATTTTTTATAAAATCCATATTATTTAAGCTGGAATAACTACAGCCATACATATCTACGGTAATGTGTTTTCCGATTGATTTCAACTGCAATCGCCCCTTTACAAGTATTTTTATGGATATTTTACATTCCAACGCGAGAATATAAAAGCAGGGCTTGATGATTCTGTGAAACTATTGTAGTATATAATACTTCATTATAGGGCTTCACAAGGCAATTGTAAAGTTCTATTGAAAGGATGGTGCTTATTTACATAAAGTACAATTTTAAAACTATTTTTTACTAACAAATAATATTTATTGATTAGTTTTGTCTAAAATAGTACAATATGTACGAAGGAACTAAAAAGGGGTGTTTCATCATGCAAACAAAATTAATGGAAATTCTGAGTATCCATTATCCAATATTACAAGGGGCTATGGCCTGGATATCCGATGGAAAGTTGGCGGCGGCGGTGTCAGAAGCTGGCGGAGCTGGAATTATTGCCACAGGGGGCCGAAATGCCCAGTGGGTAAAAGATCAAATTCGTTTGGCTAAGAGCTTGACTAATAAACCTTTTGGTGTCAATGTTCAACTTATGGCACCGAATAAAGATGAATTAGTGGCAGTCATTTGTGAGGAAAAGGTGGTTTTTGTTACGCTTGGCGCCGGCAACCCCATTCCATATTTTAAATCTTTTCAGCAGGCAGGTATTTTAAAGATTCCTGTAGTGCCTAATGCAAAATTAGCGAAGCGCGTTGAGGATGAAGGTGCGGATGCTATGGTTATTGAAGGAATGGAAGCAGGTGGACATATCGGTAGTATTACCACGATGGCATTAATGACACAAATTATTCCGCTTGTCCGTATTCCTGTTATTGTAGCGGGAGGGATTGCTGATGGACGTGGAGTAGCTGCAGCGCTTGTTATGGGGGCAGCAGGTGTTCAAATTGGGACAAGATTTTTACTTGCAGCAGAATGTGCTGCTCATGACAATATGAAACAAAAGCTTATTGAAGCTGTTGATACTGACAGTGTCATTACGGGTTATTCTATCGGTCATTCTGTGCGGGGGCTAAAAAATCCCTTTACAGAAAAATTTATAGCTTTAGAAAAGACTCATGCGCTCCAAGAGGATCTGGAAAAGCTTGCAACAGGAACGAATCGTCTCGCAGCTGTTGACGGTGATGTAGTAAATGGCATGATGCAAGCCGGACAAAGTTTGTTGGGACTTAAAAAGATTGAACCGGCTGATCAGATTGTCAAGAATCTGATGGAAGAAGCAAAAGAAGTGTTGGCAGGTGCAGGTAATTTGTTGTAAGATAGTAATAAGTTGTCCAGGATAATATGTTAATTTTGGTAGGGAGTGGTTTATTGTGAATCAAGTAAAACTAGCACCAGGAGTTTATTCTGTTGGTTCTGTTGATTGGAATTTGCGCGATTTTCATGGTTATACGACACCAGGTGGTGTTACTTACAATGCTTATTTGATTGTTGATGAAAAAATTTGTCTTATTGATACGGTGAAGGCGCCTTATGCGGCAGAATTGATCGAAAGAATTTCTGAGATTGTCAATATTGCTGATATTGATTATGTTGTGACGAATCATGTGGAACCGGACCATTCTGGTTCTTTGCCGGAAATTATGAAATTGGCGACGAAGGCAAAAATTATTTTAACAGCTCAGGGAAAAGCAGAAGTGTTAAAACATTACCAGACAGAGTATAATTTTCAGGTTGTCAAACAAGGTGATGTGTTGGATTTGGGAAAAAACAAGCTGCATTTTGTTCCCCTTCCTATGCTGCATTGGCCTGATTCCATGGCTAGCTATTTAGATGGTGAAAAAATTCTGTTTTCTAATGACGCTTTTGGTCAGCATTATTGTTCATCAAAGTTATTTGACGATGAAAACGATATTGCTACAGTCCTTTATGAAGCGAGCAAGTATTATGCCAATATTTTAATGCCTTATAGTAAACTCGTTGGCAGGGCTGTTGAGGCTGTGCGCAGTTTAGACATTAAGCTCATTGCGCCAAGTCACGGTGTCGTGTGGCGTACGCATCAAGCGGAGATTTTAGCGAATTATGAAAAGTGGGGTAAGGGCCATACGGAGAACAAGGTTGTTATTATTTATGACACTATGTGGGGTGCAACAGATAGTATGGCTAGGCAGATTCTGGATGGGATTGCTTCTACTGGAGTGACTGTCAAGCTTTATCGGACAGCCACATCGGAGCGCAGTGATATGGCGAGGGATATTTTAGAAGCAAAGGGAGTTCTTATTGGTTCATCGACGCTAAATAACAGTGTCATTCCTTTAGTGGGATCCATGTTGATTTATCTGAAAGGCTTGAATCCCCTTGGTAAGCGTTTGGCTGGTGCTTTTGGTACTTATGGTTGGGCCGGCGGTGCTCAATCTGATATTGAGGACCTGCTGAAAAAGACTCAGTTCGACTTACATGATTCAAGTTTATTTATTAAGTGGAAAGCTGATAAAAGTGAATTGCAAAAATGCTTTGATTATGGTGTAGCCTTTGGTAAGAAAATCCTAGCAGAATATTAATCAATGAAACAAGGGGCTGGCAAGCCCCTTGTTTCACGCTTACGCGGGTGAATGCGGAAGCTTGTTATCGGGTAAACTAAAATGGGTAGGTAATAGAAGGAGGCCCGCATGGGTAAGAAGAAAAAAAGTGAAATAAATGAAGTTCCTGTGATGGTTTCGACTGATG
This portion of the Pelorhabdus rhamnosifermentans genome encodes:
- a CDS encoding nitronate monooxygenase — protein: MQTKLMEILSIHYPILQGAMAWISDGKLAAAVSEAGGAGIIATGGRNAQWVKDQIRLAKSLTNKPFGVNVQLMAPNKDELVAVICEEKVVFVTLGAGNPIPYFKSFQQAGILKIPVVPNAKLAKRVEDEGADAMVIEGMEAGGHIGSITTMALMTQIIPLVRIPVIVAGGIADGRGVAAALVMGAAGVQIGTRFLLAAECAAHDNMKQKLIEAVDTDSVITGYSIGHSVRGLKNPFTEKFIALEKTHALQEDLEKLATGTNRLAAVDGDVVNGMMQAGQSLLGLKKIEPADQIVKNLMEEAKEVLAGAGNLL
- a CDS encoding FprA family A-type flavoprotein gives rise to the protein MNQVKLAPGVYSVGSVDWNLRDFHGYTTPGGVTYNAYLIVDEKICLIDTVKAPYAAELIERISEIVNIADIDYVVTNHVEPDHSGSLPEIMKLATKAKIILTAQGKAEVLKHYQTEYNFQVVKQGDVLDLGKNKLHFVPLPMLHWPDSMASYLDGEKILFSNDAFGQHYCSSKLFDDENDIATVLYEASKYYANILMPYSKLVGRAVEAVRSLDIKLIAPSHGVVWRTHQAEILANYEKWGKGHTENKVVIIYDTMWGATDSMARQILDGIASTGVTVKLYRTATSERSDMARDILEAKGVLIGSSTLNNSVIPLVGSMLIYLKGLNPLGKRLAGAFGTYGWAGGAQSDIEDLLKKTQFDLHDSSLFIKWKADKSELQKCFDYGVAFGKKILAEY
- the speD gene encoding adenosylmethionine decarboxylase, giving the protein MKSIGKHITVDMYGCSYSSLNNMDFIKNAMIAAIKDANMTLLNLSYHKFEPQGVTALALLGESHMSIHTYPELGYAAIDVFTCGEYSCPDKAVRTLKKYLHPDKMKTTNIKRGDFGSEHDMKPKIKVTIAPLRRVRNTGAKMLNIFSKAK